A region from the Sandaracinus amylolyticus genome encodes:
- a CDS encoding C45 family peptidase: MTASLLDHAPAVPNASTTEQPAWRKHGKGAHRRTQGLHVIRLSGSFREMGEQHGALMRDQIRRGPMPYYRAHFTKLVGRSQLGALSHAVWPTLQMLVGRRVASRIPEFARETLRGLAEGSGMPYQDLVDGATMPDALLWLASSLMKVHAPGPAVAHRISLGLGCTSAIAWGDATKDGKLLHARNFDYHGVSCWPQEAAVIFHEPDRGQRYVSIASAGVPLGGITAMNEAGLTLTVHQHMFTDRARLGGTPIAVAGDTVMREAKSIADAEAILSAHRPVGCWTYLVTDGKTKEVLCWEENPDRHAAFKPARERSTFGYANVYLDEELGDTEVNLYGSYWRHNEARHRKANELLAQRRGTLDPQGMAEILADPGHDACRISEAISMVMTVGSVVFRPEDGVVWVGTGEAPTSEGSFVPFSLEHADHDPRAGTIDTTSRESAEARAAFEHYRRAYVQYLDEHDVGAARAEMRRAIELQPRQALYHFLEGLCALQIGDADGAARAMSSALEIGHPHEQRRAAMHLWRARAHAQAGRKKDAAADWRRCLALRADPVVHDAARRDLRRGWSARRAERAQVDFSMADVAIP; encoded by the coding sequence ATGACTGCTTCGCTCCTCGATCACGCGCCTGCCGTCCCGAACGCGTCGACCACCGAGCAACCCGCCTGGCGCAAGCACGGCAAAGGCGCGCACCGGCGCACCCAGGGCCTGCACGTGATCCGTCTGTCCGGCTCGTTCCGCGAGATGGGCGAGCAGCACGGCGCGCTGATGCGCGATCAGATCCGTCGCGGCCCGATGCCGTACTACCGCGCGCACTTCACGAAGCTCGTGGGCCGCTCGCAGCTCGGCGCGCTCTCGCACGCGGTGTGGCCGACGCTGCAGATGCTCGTCGGGCGTCGGGTCGCGTCGCGCATCCCGGAGTTCGCGCGCGAGACGCTGCGCGGGCTCGCCGAGGGATCGGGCATGCCGTACCAGGATCTCGTCGACGGCGCGACGATGCCGGACGCGCTGCTGTGGCTCGCGTCGAGCCTCATGAAGGTGCACGCGCCCGGGCCCGCGGTCGCGCATCGCATCTCGCTCGGCCTCGGCTGCACGTCGGCGATCGCGTGGGGTGACGCGACGAAGGACGGCAAGCTGCTGCACGCGCGCAACTTCGACTACCACGGCGTGTCGTGCTGGCCGCAGGAGGCCGCGGTGATCTTCCACGAGCCCGATCGCGGGCAGCGCTACGTCTCGATCGCGAGCGCGGGCGTGCCGCTCGGCGGGATCACCGCGATGAACGAGGCGGGCCTCACGCTCACCGTGCACCAGCACATGTTCACGGATCGCGCGCGCCTCGGCGGCACGCCGATCGCGGTCGCGGGCGACACCGTGATGCGCGAGGCGAAGAGCATCGCGGACGCGGAGGCGATCCTCTCGGCGCACCGCCCGGTCGGGTGCTGGACGTACCTCGTGACCGACGGGAAGACGAAGGAGGTGCTCTGCTGGGAGGAGAACCCCGATCGTCACGCCGCGTTCAAGCCCGCGCGCGAGCGCAGCACGTTCGGCTACGCGAACGTCTACCTCGACGAAGAGCTCGGCGACACCGAGGTGAACCTCTACGGCTCGTACTGGCGCCACAACGAGGCGCGCCATCGCAAGGCGAACGAGCTCCTCGCGCAGCGTCGCGGAACGCTCGATCCGCAGGGGATGGCGGAGATCCTCGCGGATCCGGGCCACGACGCGTGCCGCATCAGCGAGGCGATCTCGATGGTGATGACGGTGGGCTCCGTCGTGTTCCGTCCCGAGGACGGAGTCGTGTGGGTCGGCACCGGCGAGGCGCCGACGAGCGAGGGATCGTTCGTGCCGTTCTCGCTCGAGCACGCCGATCACGATCCGCGCGCGGGCACGATCGACACGACGTCGCGCGAGAGCGCCGAGGCGCGCGCCGCGTTCGAGCACTACCGACGCGCGTACGTGCAGTACCTCGACGAGCACGACGTCGGCGCGGCGCGCGCCGAGATGCGGCGCGCGATCGAGCTGCAGCCGCGCCAGGCGCTCTACCACTTCCTCGAGGGCCTCTGCGCGCTGCAGATCGGCGACGCGGACGGCGCGGCGCGCGCGATGTCGAGCGCGCTCGAGATCGGCCATCCGCACGAGCAGCGCCGCGCCGCGATGCACCTCTGGCGAGCGCGCGCGCACGCGCAGGCCGGACGCAAGAAGGACGCGGCGGCGGACTGGCGTCGCTGCCTCGCGCTGCGCGCCGACCCGGTGGTGCACGACGCGGCACGTCGCGATCTGCGTCGTGGCTGGAGCGCACGTCGCGCGGAGCGCGCGCAAGTCGACTTCTCGATGGCGGACGTCGCGATCCCCTGA
- a CDS encoding FadR/GntR family transcriptional regulator — MDGGGAGARKRRPAARATRKADLVAHDLLQSVVAGDIAVGSLLPREDELATRYDVNRSVVREAIKLLEVHRLVEPTRRRGTEVLDPLRSLSPEVLRAMLQRRDGRIDRHVLAGLLEIRAGLDAQMTELAALRREDADLDALDALVARLRAARDPSAIDHVRLELPILVARATKNPLFEMLAHWNELVVRDLDAVFGSMRPTLDAYTQGIALLVDLIRRRDPDAVRALVAAYHAWATPRLLAAAALASGEPLDLALPKGGSR; from the coding sequence ATGGACGGCGGCGGGGCGGGGGCTCGGAAGCGACGACCGGCGGCGCGCGCCACGCGCAAGGCCGATCTGGTCGCGCACGACCTGCTTCAAAGCGTCGTCGCCGGCGACATCGCGGTCGGCTCGCTCCTGCCTCGCGAGGACGAGCTCGCGACGCGCTACGACGTGAACCGCAGCGTCGTCCGCGAGGCGATCAAGCTGCTCGAGGTGCATCGGCTCGTGGAGCCCACGCGACGCCGCGGCACCGAGGTGCTCGACCCGCTGCGCTCGCTCTCGCCCGAGGTCCTGCGCGCGATGCTGCAGCGACGCGACGGTCGCATCGATCGCCACGTGCTCGCGGGGCTGCTCGAGATCCGCGCCGGGCTCGACGCGCAGATGACCGAGCTCGCGGCGCTGCGCCGTGAGGACGCCGATCTCGACGCGCTCGACGCGCTCGTCGCCCGGCTGCGCGCCGCGCGCGATCCCAGCGCGATCGATCACGTGCGGCTCGAGCTCCCGATCCTCGTCGCGCGCGCCACCAAGAACCCGCTCTTCGAGATGCTCGCGCACTGGAACGAGCTCGTCGTGCGCGACCTCGACGCGGTGTTCGGCTCGATGCGGCCGACGCTCGACGCGTACACGCAGGGCATCGCGCTGCTCGTCGACCTCATCCGACGCCGCGATCCCGACGCGGTGCGCGCGCTCGTCGCCGCCTACCACGCGTGGGCCACGCCGCGCCTCCTCGCTGCTGCTGCGCTCGCGTCCGGCGAGCCGCTCGACCTCGCTCTGCCGAAAGGGGGATCCCGATGA